The Candidatus Zixiibacteriota bacterium genome contains a region encoding:
- a CDS encoding acetate--CoA ligase family protein, protein MNTELDGIFRPRSIAVIGASSKRGTIGHSILHNLIEYSFNGKVFPVNPKANVIHSIKCYSTILDVPDAVDLAIIIVPADHVGPILEQCGDKGVKGVVVISSGFKEVGEDGVAKEEALLKIIRKYRMRMIGPNCFGVLNTDLEYSMNATFSKAQPLRGRIGFMSQSGALGEAILGLANDLNLGFSMFASVGNKADISGNDILAYWADDPNTDVILMYLESFGDPREFTRIARELSRKKPIVAVKAGRTAAGARAVSSHTGVLAGLDVGTDALLEQCGVTRVTSIDELFDVAGALSNQPIPRGDRIAVITNAGGPGILATDAVVNLGMKMATFDKKTTKILREKLPLVASVNNPVDVIAAGGPDSYRIAMDAVLSDPNVDAVIVIFVPPVVVDHKAVIDEIVAAIDNDKNQKTVLGCFMAIPSGIAGSEAMIKHKIPIYTFPESAAKAMSALVRRRRWIDRPMSEPQAFKAHTKVVQQIIDNARADNRQTIIGGEALGILDAYGVNVARSIRTETAREACVIAGELGFPVIMKVDGPEVLHKTEVGGVSTDLRSAEEVSLAFESMRENCETAQTGFSGVIIQELITGAVETIIGMNHDPAFGPLIMFGLGGIFVEVMKDVTFKVHPVTPHDAREMLESIKGYPLLNGFRGAPAVDFDCLAETILRLSQLVTDFPEIDSFDVNPFFAAADRKNSKAVDARFMLRLERPRIG, encoded by the coding sequence ATGAATACAGAACTAGACGGCATTTTCAGGCCACGATCAATTGCAGTGATAGGTGCATCAAGCAAGAGGGGAACCATCGGCCACTCTATCCTGCACAATCTGATCGAGTACTCATTCAACGGCAAGGTATTTCCGGTCAACCCCAAGGCAAATGTTATTCACTCTATCAAATGCTATTCCACGATTCTCGATGTACCCGATGCTGTCGATCTGGCCATAATAATCGTCCCGGCCGACCACGTGGGACCTATCCTCGAACAGTGTGGTGACAAAGGTGTAAAGGGAGTGGTGGTGATCTCGTCGGGTTTCAAGGAAGTCGGTGAAGATGGAGTTGCCAAGGAGGAGGCACTGCTCAAGATCATTCGCAAGTATCGTATGCGGATGATCGGACCGAATTGTTTTGGCGTACTTAACACCGACCTCGAATACTCGATGAATGCCACGTTTTCCAAGGCCCAGCCGTTGCGTGGACGCATTGGATTCATGTCGCAATCGGGTGCGCTCGGCGAGGCTATTCTCGGTCTGGCCAATGATCTTAACCTCGGTTTTTCAATGTTCGCATCGGTAGGAAACAAGGCGGACATTTCCGGCAATGACATTTTGGCTTATTGGGCCGACGATCCAAATACCGATGTCATTCTCATGTATCTGGAAAGTTTTGGTGATCCCCGGGAGTTCACGCGCATCGCCCGGGAACTGTCGCGCAAGAAACCAATCGTTGCGGTCAAAGCGGGACGCACTGCCGCAGGCGCGCGGGCCGTCAGTTCGCACACCGGCGTGCTGGCCGGGTTGGATGTCGGCACCGATGCTCTGCTGGAGCAGTGCGGCGTCACCCGTGTGACTTCGATAGATGAATTGTTCGATGTCGCAGGAGCCTTATCAAACCAGCCAATACCGCGGGGAGACCGAATTGCCGTGATTACCAACGCCGGCGGCCCCGGCATTCTCGCCACCGATGCTGTTGTAAACCTCGGTATGAAGATGGCTACGTTCGACAAGAAGACTACCAAAATACTCAGGGAGAAACTGCCGTTGGTAGCGTCGGTCAACAATCCGGTTGATGTGATCGCCGCCGGTGGTCCGGACAGTTATCGTATCGCCATGGACGCAGTTTTGTCCGACCCTAATGTGGATGCTGTCATCGTGATCTTCGTGCCGCCGGTGGTTGTCGATCACAAAGCTGTAATTGATGAAATCGTCGCGGCTATCGACAATGACAAAAATCAAAAAACAGTGTTAGGCTGTTTCATGGCGATACCGTCCGGAATCGCCGGCTCTGAGGCAATGATCAAGCACAAGATACCTATCTACACATTCCCGGAATCAGCCGCCAAGGCCATGTCGGCTTTGGTGCGCCGTCGCCGATGGATCGACCGACCGATGAGCGAACCACAGGCATTCAAAGCGCACACGAAAGTCGTGCAGCAGATTATCGACAACGCTCGCGCCGACAATCGCCAAACTATCATCGGTGGTGAGGCCCTTGGCATCCTCGATGCTTACGGTGTGAACGTCGCCAGATCGATCAGGACTGAAACGGCCAGAGAGGCCTGTGTGATCGCCGGTGAACTCGGTTTCCCGGTTATTATGAAAGTGGACGGACCCGAAGTACTGCACAAGACCGAAGTGGGTGGTGTGTCGACCGATCTCAGGTCGGCCGAGGAAGTGTCGCTCGCTTTTGAATCGATGCGGGAAAACTGTGAGACGGCTCAAACCGGATTCTCCGGTGTGATCATACAGGAGTTGATCACCGGCGCGGTGGAGACAATCATAGGCATGAATCACGATCCGGCTTTCGGTCCGCTGATCATGTTCGGCCTGGGTGGTATTTTCGTTGAAGTGATGAAAGATGTTACCTTCAAGGTGCATCCGGTTACGCCGCATGATGCCAGGGAAATGTTAGAATCCATAAAGGGCTACCCGTTGCTCAACGGCTTCCGGGGCGCTCCCGCGGTTGACTTTGACTGTCTGGCAGAGACGATCCTCCGCCTGTCGCAGTTGGT